In the genome of Cutibacterium equinum, one region contains:
- a CDS encoding dipeptidase has protein sequence MDLSHVLNDLSAKVDAGFDDAVAQLTRHVAVQSISSQQPDDVRSGADFVAQAAKEAGAADVTVITENDGLPAVIAHWPAPEGKPTVLLYSHGDVQPTGNLDEWHTDPFVATTKGERLFGRGTADDKGGVAAHLAAIRAFDGKPPVGVTLFVEGEEEVGSPSMEAIIANHKEELAADVIVIADSVNWTQGVPSLTTTLRGVVDCVVEVSTLDHALHSGQFGGIVPDALTTLCRLIATLHDETGEVTVEGLKGFAGPELEYPEDRLREETGVLDGVQWVGQGRAVEKMWTKPSVTVVAIDATPVKDAINILPASARAKISLRVAPGQDAGEAMEALAKHLESHADFGAHVTVTRGQLGQPGIVPFTGDKAEVANEAFKLAWGHEPVEMGTGGAIPLVTDLQNAFPQATVLVTAVTDPDSRMHGIDESLHLGDFRKAIVTEALMLAGLAQ, from the coding sequence ATGGATCTTTCTCATGTTCTCAACGATCTGTCCGCCAAGGTTGACGCTGGTTTCGACGATGCCGTCGCCCAGTTGACTCGTCACGTCGCGGTGCAGTCGATCAGTTCACAGCAGCCTGACGACGTGAGGTCCGGAGCCGATTTCGTCGCACAGGCCGCCAAGGAGGCTGGCGCCGCCGACGTCACCGTCATCACCGAGAATGACGGCCTGCCTGCCGTCATCGCCCACTGGCCTGCCCCCGAGGGCAAGCCCACCGTCCTGCTGTACTCCCACGGTGATGTTCAGCCCACCGGCAATCTTGACGAGTGGCACACCGACCCCTTCGTCGCCACCACCAAGGGTGAGCGTCTCTTCGGCCGTGGCACTGCTGACGACAAGGGTGGCGTTGCTGCCCATCTGGCTGCCATCCGGGCCTTCGACGGCAAGCCCCCGGTCGGCGTCACCCTCTTCGTCGAAGGTGAGGAGGAGGTCGGCTCCCCGTCCATGGAGGCGATCATCGCCAACCACAAGGAGGAGTTGGCTGCTGACGTCATCGTCATCGCCGACTCGGTGAACTGGACCCAGGGTGTGCCGTCCCTGACGACCACCTTGCGCGGCGTCGTCGACTGCGTTGTGGAGGTCTCCACCCTCGACCACGCGCTGCACTCCGGACAGTTCGGTGGCATCGTCCCGGATGCCCTGACCACCCTGTGCCGCCTCATCGCCACCCTGCACGACGAGACCGGCGAGGTCACCGTCGAGGGGCTCAAGGGGTTCGCGGGCCCCGAGTTGGAGTACCCGGAGGATCGCTTGCGTGAGGAGACCGGTGTCCTCGACGGGGTGCAGTGGGTTGGCCAGGGGCGTGCCGTCGAGAAGATGTGGACCAAGCCGTCGGTCACCGTCGTCGCCATCGACGCCACCCCGGTCAAGGACGCCATCAACATCCTGCCGGCCAGTGCCCGGGCCAAGATCAGTCTGCGCGTCGCCCCTGGTCAGGACGCCGGGGAGGCGATGGAGGCCCTCGCCAAACACCTGGAGTCCCACGCCGACTTCGGGGCTCACGTCACGGTGACCCGCGGCCAGCTCGGTCAGCCGGGAATCGTCCCCTTCACCGGTGACAAGGCCGAGGTCGCCAACGAGGCCTTCAAGCTGGCCTGGGGTCACGAGCCTGTCGAGATGGGCACTGGCGGTGCCATCCCGCTGGTGACCGACCTGCAGAACGCCTTCCCGCAGGCCACCGTCCTGGTGACGGCCGTCACCGACCCGGATTCGCGCATGCATGGTATTGACGAGTCCTTGCACCTGGGTGACTTCCGCAAGGCCATCGTCACCGAGGCTCTCATGCTCGCCGGCCTGGCTCAGTGA
- a CDS encoding MFS transporter, with protein MFSGSVSYRTLFALPGGTFVTVSALARLPLAMSQLGTLLLVSSPLVSGRLGPGGLAAGIVALAIAVGSPIFGALTDRHGQRTVLLVQSLVAGFALIGEGWAGAMGAAWPIVAAIGGVAGFFLPQIGTMARVRWRAMAAENPTIQAGVLETSFAWEGSIDEASFAIGPALVGLLAVLAGPVPALVVAGVMLLVLGSWFALDPTSQLVEGHGGGKGSAGESTSQDRRAPGPLLTAGVLATCVGMIFIGMVFGSVQTGTTSLATQAGQPGMAGLLHALLSVGSAAAGLALPRMARRLDLVARWKLFALGLALFAAPLLAVDHLGPLVPVLIILGMAAAPYMITLYSVAERTASAGRIGTVMTLLASMTSLGYALGTTLAGRLADWGGATPAYAVTFGVGVAASLLAVSVARKVTPVRG; from the coding sequence ATGTTCTCTGGCTCTGTGAGCTACCGAACTTTGTTCGCCTTGCCCGGCGGCACCTTCGTCACCGTCTCCGCCCTGGCCCGCCTGCCCTTGGCCATGAGCCAACTGGGCACCCTGTTACTTGTCTCCAGCCCACTCGTGTCAGGACGTCTGGGTCCCGGTGGTCTAGCTGCAGGGATCGTCGCCCTGGCCATTGCCGTTGGCTCGCCCATTTTTGGTGCCCTGACTGACCGTCACGGTCAGCGCACGGTGCTGTTGGTGCAGTCCCTCGTCGCTGGTTTCGCCCTGATCGGTGAGGGATGGGCCGGCGCAATGGGAGCCGCATGGCCGATCGTGGCCGCCATTGGCGGGGTGGCGGGATTCTTCCTGCCCCAGATCGGCACCATGGCGAGGGTCCGCTGGCGCGCCATGGCAGCCGAGAACCCCACGATCCAGGCGGGGGTGCTGGAGACCTCGTTTGCCTGGGAGGGATCCATTGACGAGGCATCCTTTGCCATCGGGCCTGCCCTGGTCGGTCTCCTTGCGGTGCTTGCTGGTCCCGTCCCTGCTCTGGTCGTCGCTGGTGTCATGTTGCTGGTGTTGGGCAGCTGGTTCGCCCTGGACCCGACCTCACAGCTGGTCGAAGGGCATGGCGGTGGGAAGGGTAGCGCGGGGGAGTCGACTTCGCAGGATCGTCGTGCCCCCGGTCCACTGCTCACCGCTGGTGTGCTGGCCACCTGCGTCGGCATGATCTTCATCGGCATGGTTTTCGGGTCCGTCCAGACCGGTACGACCAGTCTTGCCACGCAGGCGGGACAACCCGGAATGGCGGGTCTCCTTCATGCTCTGCTGTCGGTCGGTAGTGCGGCCGCCGGTCTGGCCCTGCCGAGGATGGCCCGACGCCTCGACCTGGTGGCACGGTGGAAACTCTTCGCCCTGGGCCTGGCGCTGTTCGCTGCCCCGCTGCTGGCCGTCGATCACCTCGGGCCGCTGGTCCCGGTCCTCATCATCCTGGGCATGGCTGCAGCCCCGTACATGATCACCCTCTACAGCGTTGCAGAACGCACGGCTTCTGCTGGACGGATTGGCACCGTCATGACCCTCTTGGCGTCCATGACCAGCCTTGGTTATGCCCTCGGGACAACGCTGGCGGGACGTCTTGCTGACTGGGGAGGTGCCACCCCGGCCTACGCGGTGACCTTCGGCGTCGGTGTCGCTGCGAGCCTGTTGGCCGTCTCGGTGGCCCGCAAGGTGACCCCGGTCAGGGGCTGA